The region atattttataattaccttttatttacttaatagattgcatattttgattttattttgttttcttaacatgaaaaaaaaacttatttaaagtAGAATTTTATAAATggtgtaaattttatttttgaaaatgatataaataagaataatgaaaagtaattattttttctttgtttgtgcgattcttctagtttttaaatttcaaaagataatttaaaagtgagtttatctctctttttttctatttcatttataaaattctTAGATTAAAGTAAATGAatcattcatttttaaaaattatataaattaccaAACCAATCTTTCaaactttataattatttcgtattattatttaaagaattattaatctattataatttatttatttaacacataacatattaattagatattaatttcagatttattatttcaagaacaataaaaaaaacttgctctgattattttaaaatcacaagCTAATATAAAATTTCCTTGGTGGGATTTAACAAAAGTTGCAAGAACTGCTCAATATGAACACAAACTATTGAAATCCCCtcgtaaaaaaattaaagctttatttatttaatagaaagtaatttttttttaaagtgaattatttttagatgtttggtagtgtaatgaaaaataagttggaaaataacttattaatattttatttttttcaagtttattaaaataatgatgaacaaatcttacaaattaaaaagttgaatgagaatgaaattgaaaaaaaaaatataataaattatctcaaataaaataaataataatcaaaataatagagatcaaatctaaaaaataaaaaaattgaaagatgaagaaattaaaataataataattaatatttcataaattatttcaaataaaataagtaacaatcaaaagaatgaggatcaaatttgatagataaaaaatttaaattaaaaaatgataagggaaaagcaaataaaaattataaaaataaagaccaaaattaatataaaaattaaattctaagggataaaattgaaaaacaaatattcaaaacaaaatatatatagtaatcaaaagtttgaggaccaaatttgatataatcagcaaataatatgatatttttaaaatttttacaactttcagaaaatattttccgcccaaaataaaaggaaaacattttcctgaaaaccaagttatattttcttttgattgaaaagtgttttttattgactaatttttttaatgacaaataaacataaacaattttggaaaatgaatttttagaaaTCAGTTTTGGGGAGCAAACGCAACTAAGTGAATGGTGAAACTAATGGTGTGAGTGACTACACCATAAGTTTTCTGGAATGGAAACGGACAGCACTTAGAGTAGGGACGGCGCCCGAACGTGCATGTATGGAAACCTTGCTTCGTGGAAGGAGGTCAAaccttgattaattaattaattatatttacttgatttcatagtttttattttaattattttattggattTCAGTTtaccctctattttttttttttaagttccaaGACAGTCACCAAAATCTGGGTAGGCtagatattttaagatttttaatgccagctttataattaaattaaataaattaaattgttttttacacCTTCTAAATTTGAGCTTTGCTTGTGACCTTGGAGCCCTTCTTGGGCTTCACGGTTTGATCTATCTTatcttattttctaaaatagcTGGATATATTTTGTACGGTGCCCTGATTTTGCTATATGTAATCACAATAAAGTTTTTCCTGCCGGTGATTTAAATTAAGAAAGTCATGattatattccaaaaaaaagaaaaaaacaaagttttgattgttttctaTTCTCCTTCAATCGCTGATAGCACACTTGATTTTGGTACAGTTCCAGCGGGTCAATTCAGGAATTTGGTTAATATGTTTCTAGGCCCAGTGAGATGTTTAAATTTAGTTCTAATTTGGTGGGTTGaccgattaaaattaaaattaattttttataattaaatctattttaatttaatatattttattcaaactaagtttaattagtttgaacttttatcttaatttttaaatttattttcataaatttgaaCAGAACACGTGTTCTTATCAGTTGTGTATGTACTAGTACACGAGATATTCATATATTCAATATGCATACCTCGAAGTTGCATGTCAAGGCTGATAAGTGACTTTTCACCTAGCCTTGAATGCccattttgtataaaaatagtaaaaaatatttaaaaatattcattgaatttaaaaacagaatatatattaaatccaaaaagaaagagagtaaTTAACGGGCTCGTATGATGTGTGAATTTTATTTAGTCAGAAATTCTGTAGCACAATTTTAATACCTAAAACATGATGTGATCAGCAGtcggaaataaattaaattagattatgaGTTGATTTATTAGGTcgattaaatttattaaattaatttttatttaacttaacttgaaatttaaatCAGAAAAGTCAACGAGTTATTGAATTGACCAGCAATTTATACTGATTTTAATAACAACCAGGTAGAAcaatgaaataattatgaaattgcTAATAGTGAAACACATGCAGGTTAAATTTAGTATAATATCCAACATTACATGGAATTTCTCGGTTTATTAAATTTTCTCAGGTGAATCTATGCGGAATGCCCATGTGAATAATTAGGAGTTAACgatattgttatatataaaaataaaaaaataaaaaataaaaaaaatgcaatgagGTGGAGTGTAGCTGCACATTATTGCTGAAGTGTTTCCAAGGTTCATTGAACCTACGCTCTAACGTGGCGCTTTCCTGCTTTGGTTTCAGTTTTGTTCCTTCGAACTTGCTCGTccaatgtattttaattaatgtttgtaGCCATTAATAATGCCGTGTCCAGTGGCTTTTCAAGCATATATTCAAGATTAGACAGTGTATTACACTGATTCAAGACGAGTTTAAACATTAATCACACCTCTCTCatccttttaaaaacaaataatatgatacgTTTCGgtcaaaactatatattattattcatcCACCACTTTAAAATAGAAGCCAAGTTGCTCCCAGCATTGAATGGCAAGCAAACCAGGAAGAAAGGATGGCTtcgtcacacacacacacacacacacatatttgtATAGAATGATGCTGCGCAGACAACTACATTGGTAACATTCTAATAAATCTGGTCCGACAAGCATCTCAACCTAACTCGGTTAGAGATTTAGTCttcattagattttaaattaaactaaataagaataaattattttatacttgattaattttttaacttagttataacttgatttaattttaaaaattattttttatttttattttaaaataattaagttaactCAGTTCACCTGAGATGGTGAATTTATTAACTTTGATTCTAAGATTGGgagtctgtttgtttttttaaaaaaaagttttttgaatttttttctgtgctttgtattatttatttttgtgttattaGATTgctttgatgtattaatatcaaaattaaattttttttaaaaaatattattttaatatatttataaataaaaaaatattttaaagctcCAATTAAACAGCAAGTATGGCCCGCGTAAGCAAAGCTGGTCATAGTaaagatcaagaaaaatatgacTATTCACCAATGACCACAGGATATCTACTGATACACAAGTTTAGAACAGCAAGTGTGGCATAAGCAAAGCCAGTCACAGTAAAGATCTGGAAAAATATGACCTATCATCCAACGACCACAGAAACTGCCGTCGATGCCATTATTTCTactcaacaataaaaatcaaaacctttttttcttaaaaagaaaaaggaaccagcagcagcagcagcagccgccACGCAGATGGCGCAAGCACCTGCCTCCTTGTAAAAAATCCACCCAAAAGTCCCTCTCAGAACTTGACACGTATTACCTCCAGTGAGTCCCACCTTGTCTTAAGAATGGTGGGGGACATGTCTGCTCCTCGAATCAAATGATTCAATCACGTGGCAGCTAACCCTTTCTTCCTTCATTTGTCCGTTCCCTTGCAAATTTTGTGGTCTTTCACTGGTTTACACTTTACAGTCATCGgataaaaaaagctttaaatataatacaaaaatatctctTCACTTAACTcaagttgaaaattaaattgtatgtaatgtttttttgatataattctaTCGAAAGATTAcagaattgaaataaataaaaaggggaacagagaaaataaaataaaataaagacagTCAATAGAGAACGAAgcagaagaaaagagagaaaaaagtaaTATCAAGGAGTGTAACTAAACTGGAAaatttttaggtttgttttttaaatattattagtttaaattttataaattttagaattattaaaaatttatataattattaattttaaatctcatgaaattagttaaaaaacatttaaactgcctggatatccatttaaaaaaagaaaaagaaaagaagattgaaGCTCCATGGTGAAGCATTATCACCCCTTGCAAGAATTGCTAGAGGACATGATGATATTTTGGCACTAGAGGACATGGGGATTGACACTCTCGTAATTCAAGCCAAGTTCATGATAGTGATTGAgacttttaatttgattgttccttcttgcctcctcctcctcttcttcgtCAGTTCTTCCCATATGGATGCAATATATGGATGCCACCCGTAGTTCTTTTCTGTTCTTCAAACGCTGTGTTTCAATATCTGGCTCGCCCTCTCGATTCCATCTGGATAAGTGTTGCCGCGGGACTTCCCttggatataataataataaattctaGAAGTGATAAAATTCCACCgtaaagtttatttattttaaaaaaattaaaataaaattattttaattttaattaatatttaaataacattgttttaatcAGCTCAAATCAAGTCATTCAATCATTTACTTGGATCCTTAACTTGGTCATGGATCAAAtagggtttaataattttaatctggAATCATTCCTTTATTGTTGTGTGTGAAAGTGCATAAAGTTTGCATTTACTAGAACTTTGGGGTTTAGAGtggaaataataatttgttattgATTCAGTTAATTAAGTATTTGCACTATCCATTCCAATTAATtaagtatagttttttttaaaaaaaaattaggagttTTTCCCGTGTCTAATAGAATACTCATTCAGTCATTCTCACCacgttaattatttatttcatttttttttaattcggttGGATGGGATTTTAAACAGAGATATTTAATAGattgaattaataatacaaggatttttaaatgaattgatgaaaataaacaatgcaaGAGAGTTTGGAAATGAgtttgtggttgcttttcaaagtattttttacttgaaaatatatcaaaataatattttttattttttaaattatttttgacatcagcgcatcaaaataatttaaaaacaccaaaaaaaatattaatttgaagtaaaaaaaataaaaaatatataattttttaaaaaaacatttaaaaacacaaaaacaaacatcaaaaGCTTATAATACACGGATCTAAAATCTTGTCTGGGAATAAAACAAGATAGGAAATAGAAAAAGTCAAATACGCGATGCCAAATAATGGGTTTTCACCGTATTAtggattaatttattgaattatctAAATTTAACTAGTCAATTTTcacctactttttttttaaaaaaaaaatctaacccaAGTAAAGCCATGCTTAACAACACTATCCCCAACACTTCGGTACAATTGACGATAAAAATCATCTACCTCGAAATTCATATTATTATCCCACGAACGATACCAtggttataaattataataacataacattattaaacaaacatttaaaaatatcttccaCAAACCTATAGAATTGAGgggataatttaatttttgtttatttatggtAGAGTTCATTTTGACAGAGATAATGGCTGTAAAGCTAGGGCCTAGATGATAAGGTCAACAACTATGCTTGCCAGAGTATTGTCTGCTTGGAAGGAAGAGAAAATATCAAGCATCGTGTTTATCCGAAGTCCACTAGGCTGCACAAGCGGGCTTCATCCAATTAATTACATGTATCTATCAATGGAAAAATCAAatcccaattaaaaaatatatatatatatatatatattaggataTGGCCTGTTCCTATGAATTGGGTCACTTGAGATGAAAGGGGCCTTATATGCAAGGAAGGTCAGGCACTCGTGGGCtgctttctctttgttttcaaCAAAACATCCCTAGGCTAACATTTAGctattcccttttcttttttcttttctttttataaaaaacaaatacatatacttttaaagaaaaaataaaataaatctatcttTGTTAGAGAACCAATTCAATCTATCCAAAGAGCTTTTACTTGAGaggatatgttaaaaaataatataaatcacatCCTGAAATTTCATCTTATAACTTAAGTTTTTGAgttgaattagttttttcacCATCTTtaaaacagtttgaaatgaatttatatattttaaaacattaagtATAATGAGAAatatcttctttgtttttactatatctgtattttatgttttgagataCTAACCAAACACTActgtatataaatatatctaCTTAGCgactatttattttgattttgatatgcGGTGGAATTGATACATTcaaaaaatggattaaaaaaacattaataatttcttttgatacaTTCAAATTACCAAGGCTCAAAATGATACATTTATAAAATATGGAATGGAATGTATAGTTTGTAGTTAAAAAAGCTGAACTCTCTATTgttcaagaaattattttgaGTTTCTTGGAATGGAATGCTTCAAAATACATGTCgacttttcttaaattattcATTGATACAATTAGGTTGGCGATTAACAAAGGTAAATCACCTTAACAAGGAGAACAAGAAGCGTTGCCGTTGCATTATGCAGCCTTGTATTTGGTGACAACTACACAAGAAAACGTTATGGGCATAGCTTGTTATGCTTCAACATGAGAAGCACTCCCAACATTTTCAACTTCGCAAAAATTCTTTGCCTTCCTTCCCCTGGTGCCTTGCACGTTCAACGATGCTACCTCTTTTTGCTAACATATAAAAGCATCTCCCACCCACCATTCCTTGCATCATAAACAacacaacagcaacaacaaaggGTGCTAAACATGTCTTCTCTCAAAGCCTATGGCAAACTCGACGAGGCCGAGCAAGCACGGCTCGAGGCTCGTCGAAGAACCCGCAAAAGAATCACCATCATAGGCCTTTCTTCAATACTTCTTGTTGccattgttgctgctgctgtggtGGGGACTAGTGCTTCTAGTGGAAACTCAAAGAAGGGTGGAGCTGATAAGTCACTCTCCACATCAGTCAAAGCTGTTTGTGATGTCACATTGTATAAGGATTCTTGTTACAATAACCTTGCTCCTGTGGCTAAGCCAGACCAGCTCCAACCCGAGGAGCTTTTCAAATTGGCAATCCAAGTGGCCAAGAATGAATTGTCAAAAGCCTCTCAGCATTTCTCCAAGGATGGAGGGGTGCTTTACAATGGCGTCGAGGATAATATGACAATTACAGCCTTGGAAAATTGCCAAGAGCTTTTGAGTTTGGCATTGGACCATCTTGATAACTCATTGGAAGCAGGTCATGGTGTCAGTGTGATTGATATTGTGGATGATCTAAGAACTTGGCTGAGTACCTCAGGCACTTGCTATCAAACATGCATTGATGGCCTTCCGGAGACAAAATTAAAGGCTACTGCTAATGATTTTCTCAAGAGTTCAAGTGAATTGACTAGCAATAGCCTGGCAATCATCACTTGGATTTCCAAGGTTGCAAGCTCAGTACTGAACATCCATAGGCGCTTATTGAATTACGAAGACCAAGAGATGCCCAAGTGGCTGCATCCAGAAGCTCGTAAACTGCTTCAAAATTCAGATTTGAACAAGGCTGATGCTATCGTGGCTCAAGATGGGTCAGGAAAGTACAAAAGAATCACTGATGCCCTCAAAGATGTTCCTGAAAAAAGCAAGAAGAGGTATGTGATCTATGTGAAGAAAGGAATTTATTTCGAAAATGTTCGTATCGAGAAGAAGCAATGGAATGTCATGATGATTGGTGATGGAATGAACGCAACAATTGTATCTGCGAGCCTGAACGTTGTCGACGGAACTCCTACATTCTCAACTGCAACATTTGGTAAGTCCTTATTCTTGTCCCACACAGGACTAATCCTCCTATATTGGTTGCGTGCTAACCAAAATTTAGCTATGGAGATAGAGGTTAGAAACTTAGAATTAGCTAAAAGTCTGACAATCATGTTCCTTTTTCTGCAGCTGTGTTTGGGAAGGGATTCATTGCTAGAGATATGGGGTTCCGTAACACAGCCGGTGCAATCAAGCATCAAGCAGTGGCCTTGATGTCAAATGCTGATATGTCGGCCTTTTACAGATGCAGCATGGATGCTTTTCAGGACACTCTCTACACACATGCGAATCGGCAATTCTACCGTGAATGCAACATTTATGGAACAGTTGATTTCATCTTTGGAAACTCAGCTGTTGTCATTCAAAACAGCAACATACTACCCAGGAAACCCATGGAAGGCCAACAGAACACCATCACTGCACAAGGCAGGATTGACCCTAATCAAAATACTGGAATTTCAATTCAGAACTGTACCATCTTGCCTTTTGGCGACTTGAGTTCTGTCAAGACTTACCTTGGCCGACCTTGGAAGAATTACTCAACAACTGTATTCATGCGTTCGATGATGGGGAGCTTGATCGACCCTGCTGGATGGCTGCCATGGATAGGAGATACAGCACCTCCTACCATATTCTACACCGAGTTTGAGAATTTCGGGCCTGGTGCTTCAACAAAGAACAGGGTTAAATGGAAGGGCTTGAAAACCATTACCAATAAACAAGCTAGTAAATTTACAGTGAAGGCATTCATCCAGGGAGAAGGGTGGCTCAAAGGCACTGGTATTAGCTACAAACCTGGTCTCTGACAGTGATACATATCGCAGAGAACATTTCCCTTTTTGTGTTCCTCTCATGTTTCTGTTCCCTTTATGTTGTTTTCCTCTACCATTTTTTGTCAATACTTTTTACCTTACAAGATTGATTGATTGTAAGTTAAGTTTGAAACAAAACTACAATCTCAAACAATGAAATTTCTAGGCTACATAAGTTACTGCTAAATAccatgtattttattaatttgatatgacAGTCCTTACAATCTGTCTTGTTACTGAATTACAAGAAATCCAGGAAGTGTCGACTTGAGaagaatgaaaaatattgtGAAGCAATAAGGTCCCTATTTATAATCAAAGTAGTCCTCCAGAGAAGGGTATGTCAGTGAAAGGCAACCAAGTATCCCCCGTAGTTAAATTGTAGACAGTAAAATTCGCAGCTTGCGTAGCATTCATAAGATTATAACCAGGCCATTTCACTCTCCTGCTAGTGTTTGCACCAGGCCCATAATTCTGAAACTCACCATAGTAAATAGTGTCTAATCCAACAGTTCCATTCCATTCTAGCCATCCAGCTGGCTGAATCAGCTTTCCGATATACGATTGCATGATCACAGTTCTAGAGTACACCTTCCAAGGTCGCCCCAAAAAGTTCGAAGTGGAGTTACCGCCTGTCGAGTTCTTGTCCATAGCCAAATCAGGTGCAGCCTCAATTGTACAATTTTGAATGGAGATCCCAGTATTTTGGTTTGGATCAGTACGCCCTTGCGCAGTGAAGGCATTCTTCTGGTTAAGCATTGGCTTACGAGCATATAAATTGCAGTTCTGAAAGACAGCAGCAGCATTTCCGAAAATGAAATCTACAGTTCCATATATATCACATTCCCTGTAGAATTGCCTCAAGGAATGCACATAAAGAGTATCCTGATAGCCTTCAAAGCTGCACCGGTAAAAAGTGGAGAGATCAGCATTGTTCCTCAGAGCTACTGCTTGGTGCTTCTGAGGACCTGCCGTGTTCCTGAACGTAATGTATACTCCCACAAATCGCTCCCCAGAAACAGCTGCAGCATGAAATCAAAACTCGTCAGGATTTTAAACATCAGTGGAAATTCAGTCTTCAATAATCATAAATTGAGATTGCATGTGGTTAGTGTTTCAAGACAAAGATAACAAGAGACGAGAgtgtatttttgtctttttcacaTGATCTTTGGTctctgtcttttattttttttattttttttgaagaaaacaacGAAGTGGAAATTCTCTTACCAAAAGTCGAAGAATTAAAGGTTGTCCAGCCATCCATTACACTATGGTTTCCCGTGATGACGGTCCGATTAATCCCTTCTCCAATCATCAttatgttcttcttttttttgggaaCAACAACATACTCCTCATAAATCCCTTCTctaacaaaaatcacaaagtaGCCATCTTCAGGTTTTGAACTGTTTGGAGCAAATGCAATGGCATCTGTAATGGTTGTAAAGTTGTCATCGCCATAAGGGCCAACAATCACTGAATCATTTAGAAGAATCCCGTCGCCAGAATCATCAGAAAGGATGCGTTCTCCCCTGTGGCAATTGCTTGATTTATGGCAGGATGCTGTTCTCTTTAAAGCCTGCAAATCATGGGTTCATCAGTTTCTTCATCTATACAAGTAATTAAAACCAGAAACATGATTAATCATTTACAAGAATCcaaggccttttttttttttttttgtccttttcggctgaaccaaataaattattgaGAGCCCATTAATTATAAGTCTATACATTGATACTAAAtctctttatataattttttagcttGAATAATTAGAGCATCATTCTCTGTGTATTGATACTAAATCTCTTATCAAACAAGAATTAAGaacaaaatctagaaaaaaatccACCAGattatttggaaaaaatcaaTCTCGCAtctgtattattgttattatttttaatttcttttttcctgagCTGAAACCCGAagtgataataaaaaagaaggccCACTGATTCAAAATAACAAGGgagtatatataattaattttacgctattgattataatttataaacgGATCTCCCATAATTTAATAATTGCTTAAAGAGTTGACTTTAAGAGAGTTCAAACACACAGGAGTTGTTATTCAGATACACAAACACGTGACATCCTCTGGCAGTAGCGTGCTTGTTCTCTAAAATAGCTGAGACCAAAATAGTTGACCAAACATGTGATGGAAACCTTTTCCTCCAAGCATCATGCATGGCACACCGACACTACAATTATTTTCCTACAAGCTCTTTTATTTGTCTCCaggcaattttattttatttcttgcttAAACcccatattaattatattttctagttaattgtaatttattactattaaaGGCAACAATAAGACATCCATTACATCCTCTAGATTCTGTCTGCTATATATATtcatagtaattaatttttttcacaatattatttataatttaattatttcttgtaGGCAGAACTAGATGCCCTCTAATACCATTTGTGATTTGGTAATCTTGCTAGGTTTAAAGAAATCAGAAATGCTGTTAgatgggatttttttattatttttatttttatttttattagagaagGATATATTCGAGAGGCCATACATAAAGAATATGAAGGTTCTCTAGAGGTTGGAGAATTTCTatgtaaaaacaattttatataataatcaatCACATCATCAATTGCGAGCGTTTATAATGGTGGtgcaaatgatttttaaaaatgtttttttatttaaaaatatattaagataattttttaatttttgacatcaatatattaaaattataaaaaaaatatttaaaaaatatcaatttgataataaaaacacaacacacaaatAAGAACACAATATAATAGCTAGATCGTGAGTTGCCAAACTTCAAATCTCAAGAAGTCAGTCAAAATTACAGCTAGACATCCCATGCCAAATGgactcaattttgattttaatactGGTTAAAAAAACTGTTGGGTTCAGCAATTTGGTCCTTCACGAACAGCTGGAGCGAGCAAGCATGGGCCAGTTTGCTGGGCGTTGACCACGTAGAGTGGCTCCTGCCTAGTCTTGCAAGTGTACTGGTCATTTTACTAGTCTACACAATAACTTATTGGACCGCGTATACTTAAAGCcagtttggttaaaattataaatctttttgttttttttttatatatattgatattaacaataaattttaaaaattacaaaaatattattttatttttagataaaaataataatttaaaagacaaCTACAAACATGCTATTAGCCGGCCGGCCCCCACATCTTTTACTCAGTTGTATCAAGCTAGCCACACGAGCAATGTTTGTTAGGAT is a window of Populus nigra chromosome 10, ddPopNigr1.1, whole genome shotgun sequence DNA encoding:
- the LOC133704675 gene encoding putative pectinesterase/pectinesterase inhibitor 24, which encodes MSSLKAYGKLDEAEQARLEARRRTRKRITIIGLSSILLVAIVAAAVVGTSASSGNSKKGGADKSLSTSVKAVCDVTLYKDSCYNNLAPVAKPDQLQPEELFKLAIQVAKNELSKASQHFSKDGGVLYNGVEDNMTITALENCQELLSLALDHLDNSLEAGHGVSVIDIVDDLRTWLSTSGTCYQTCIDGLPETKLKATANDFLKSSSELTSNSLAIITWISKVASSVLNIHRRLLNYEDQEMPKWLHPEARKLLQNSDLNKADAIVAQDGSGKYKRITDALKDVPEKSKKRYVIYVKKGIYFENVRIEKKQWNVMMIGDGMNATIVSASLNVVDGTPTFSTATFAVFGKGFIARDMGFRNTAGAIKHQAVALMSNADMSAFYRCSMDAFQDTLYTHANRQFYRECNIYGTVDFIFGNSAVVIQNSNILPRKPMEGQQNTITAQGRIDPNQNTGISIQNCTILPFGDLSSVKTYLGRPWKNYSTTVFMRSMMGSLIDPAGWLPWIGDTAPPTIFYTEFENFGPGASTKNRVKWKGLKTITNKQASKFTVKAFIQGEGWLKGTGISYKPGL
- the LOC133704674 gene encoding probable pectinesterase/pectinesterase inhibitor 25, translated to MQHPPFLFLFLAFLSIFSPLLISSQSPPPPPPPPPVPPPPPVAPQSPSDACKSTLYPKLCRSILTTFPSSSSNPYEYSKFSVKQCHKQAKRLSKVINYHLTHKNQRSKMTHEEFGALQDCHELMELNVDYFETISSELKSAESMNDVLVERVKSLLSGVVTNQQSCYDGLVQSKSSIASALSVPLSNGTQLYSVSLALVTHSLEKNLKKNKGRKGSHHHGILTKGVREPLETLIKALKRTASCHKSSNCHRGERILSDDSGDGILLNDSVIVGPYGDDNFTTITDAIAFAPNSSKPEDGYFVIFVREGIYEEYVVVPKKKKNIMMIGEGINRTVITGNHSVMDGWTTFNSSTFAVSGERFVGVYITFRNTAGPQKHQAVALRNNADLSTFYRCSFEGYQDTLYVHSLRQFYRECDIYGTVDFIFGNAAAVFQNCNLYARKPMLNQKNAFTAQGRTDPNQNTGISIQNCTIEAAPDLAMDKNSTGGNSTSNFLGRPWKVYSRTVIMQSYIGKLIQPAGWLEWNGTVGLDTIYYGEFQNYGPGANTSRRVKWPGYNLMNATQAANFTVYNLTTGDTWLPFTDIPFSGGLL